TCTCcatgttttaaataatttatcatGTGTATAttgtgaaatgtgtaaatagaAATCAAGAATATCAACATCGATAAAAATGTGCTCATAGTTATACAATTTAATCAAGAAATATGGATTACACAAGCAACTTTTTTACTGTATGTCTATAAAAGTTTACATTTGATGTTTACATTTGATGCTATATAGGATAAACAGGGGGAGAATATAAGccatttttacttttaaagtcaggaaatttgaaattttctaaGAGACTGTCCACTCCTTGTGCACCCATGTTATATTTGGCCTTATCTGCCTGTAACTGATTctcaaaatcatgttttattttcttcacttttaaCTCAAAGGTCATCATGAGTAGATGACCTTTGAGGGTGAATAGAGTACAATATATCCAATGTATGAAAGGTGTGAACTGTTGTGTAAAACAATCGTTTTCAAAATTATATCCTTCATGTTAATGTAGAAGTTGTAGCTGCACATACTACAAATCATTCTTATTCCTGTACACCTTGTTGATGAAGCTATTCTTTCAATTCGTTATTGAAACAATCTGggtgatattattttcaaaacttcCTGATTGCCAGAATAAACTAGCTGTATGAATGTGTATTCCATACATGTAGACAAAAAGATTCAGTTGGAGTTTGTTATCTTTGTGTCAGATTATCTCATTTACTCAaatttttgttcactttatGAGAGCAAAATAGTTATCAGTATTCATTCGCTATTGTGTGTGTTACAGGAAGTCATGTATGCATGAGTAAAGTATGAGAGTCAAGTTGTGAATGATAACTTTCAGAGTAAAACACCCATGtggatgcggggggggggggggaataatgataatatagggtatttatattgcgcacatatccaccttgttaggtgctcaaggcgctcctatattacccggctaagctaggcgttcatagcgcacacagctcttaaggaattacttcctaccagtacccatttacctcacctgggttgagtgcagcacactgtggatcagtttcttgctgaaggaaattacgccatggctgggattcgaacccacgaccctctgtttcagcgttcgaagactaatccactgggccacaacacttCACTTGGTATTTTCAGATTagagaatttatttttctccatatCTCATTGCATACTAAAGGGAAATAGCCCTTTGCTGTATTTTTAGCTTCTGTTAACCCAATACCACTGAGCTATTTTCCTATCAAATTATTATGGGTGATGGGGTTGTGGCCTACTTTCCTCTGCTACTGATCATGCCAATTAAGTCAGTACACAGTTCGCCGATGACATAGTAACATTGCATACTTAAAATCTTACTTAATTGTTTCATTGATTATTCCATTGAAATAATATATGCATGAAATTACAATTTAGCTCTAAATCCCCcctaaaataatagaaaatagacatttgtttttaattcctgAATATATATGATCAATAGAtattcaatatcaatattaGTTCAggtatatttcattgtttttgttttattgattctTATGTACATCTTTGTTTTTCggactttattttggaaatCATGACATTATCACAATTACAGATCACATGAAAACAAATCTTGGAAAGAACAAGTAAATTATACTTGAAATTTGTACATGACTTGTACATGAAATCCCGTTTTTGAGCAGGTTGTGTCCGATATGCACTTAATGGATTCCGTAACTTACTCGGGCGTCGGGAATTTGGTTTCAAAAGTTGGCGTGAGACTTAAAATAGGTCATGAAATCATGTTATTTgatttctggggggggggagcacgtCCCCCATGGTGTTTCGGTTAAGATCATGGgagtttttttcatatatctgGTATATTGCTTCCTTGTTTGAAAGGAAATGATTGCATGATTTCCTGTACTTGCTTCTGCCAAAAAATATCTTCCTAATTACTAGCAAAAAATGGTTTATGCATAGTCAGGGAGTGGATGAGATTGAAAGAGTatgggagggggaggggcatgTATATCCTGGGTATAGGATACTAAATTTGTATGTTCATGTTGTGAAATTCATTGCAAAATCCGAAGATTACGAATTGCCACTTTACgcccagtggcgtagctaggatttttttcctggggggtccttgctttttcaggggggcaccattttttccgttgtgtgtgtatgtgtcacaagggcggatccgactttcgccaataggggacggggcccgaaattatcttcacctatatttcccccgatcagtcacttcttagttttattcttatagaacaacataaacatgaaataatctcataagccttataaaaagtgcgtgcgcgaagcgcgagcgatttttgttttgttactttcatgtattttgtcctgaaaatgtaatattctgtgcaatgttatgtgtgatcctgaacaagattcgtatgtaactagatggttactgcgaaggccaagcgcgagcagaaatttttattaactgttctagcattatcgaaaagggacctgttaaggactgcttacagttacccacgaagacggtatatatttcaataatgcgagcgcgaagcgcgagcaaattttttttgacattcggacctaaaaaattgtcattctaagcactttttgtattaataaatgggataggaatgtaactaaacaattgatgcgagcgcgaagcgcgagaggaagaaaattaagattttagacctaaaagcgggacactctattcatattttgtaaatcataaataggatatagttaattgggtatcattaataatgcgatcatgaagcgtgagcagacaattattgatattctgatgtgaaactggataatttaagtacacttaatataaagaacatgcaggctatcgcgcatgttttagatttagacctagaatctgggcagtctgaatacatttgtttaatggaacattatgaaatacacgtagacaataggaacttggcaaatcaaacaatttgaccacgaagcgtgagcttaaaaatgctgatatgtagactatACAAGGGACATTTTACAGCTAGAAcacttaaatttgttaatgaaaaaaaattgatgagagctcgatgtccgagctaaaatatattttgtattttgacttcaaaccttgctccatatcagcttattgagcaagatatgaatttcatcgaacaggcaattctggcgcgaagcgcaagcaaaagttttatatagtaacatgaaagatttgtttttttttgcaagtcttcccttcacattatttcattcactcgtcttcctcctcttatttttctctttttttttcttctgtctttcttcttcttttccttttttttcttctttctccttttttttttgctctgccaattttttttcagggggggcacctgggggggcacgtgcccccccaggccccccgtagctacgccactgtttaCGCCAACAGAATTTTGCAAGtacatgcagtggcgtaactacggggggtgcatggggggcacgtgccccccccccccccccccccccatcggctgccccccccccaaaaaaaaaaaaacggggaaaaggagaaaaagagggagaaagaaagaaaaacatagTGGGGGTaaataaattattgtatattatatattacattatatcatattacaactttatgaaacataatttgcttagggcctatgtgttcatctttcctggtgctcgcattgtctgtttgattcatgttgtactaaaacatcccgttttcaagtcaatcaTGATATACACCAATATGCCTATAGTTGCagttaatattttttatgtagtGGCATAAtattatgcttctttttcatgattacctaaagtgattgccccctttcaatgtctgaatataaaacatttcaaatcCGTACTTCCGTTCGCGTAAGAGGAtaggtgagatatgtatgctcttcgCGAATTCCTTAAAAACaattcttaaaatgtcccttttctaGTCTGAATAtcgaaaattttcagctcgcttcATTTGTATAGTGAAATACTTATGGTCTTAGCCAATTCCTACGAACAAGCATTAGAATGCACCTTTCaggtttgaattttaaaaaaaattcagctcgcgcttgcaatatttgattagtgatataagtatcatgttcatgattacaatgactacaaaaagtgtttcatgtgtttaaatgtaattctaacataggcaagcgcttggcgctcgcattagatggctatggtgagatatgtatgctcttcatgaatttcttttttaaaaagtccttaaatatccctctttggggtcaatatatgcACACacaaaattcagctcgcgcttcgcgctcgcattgtttgtttagtgagacaggtatgtatcatgattgtAAAAAATTGCGTATAATGTTCCCTtcttaggtctgaatataaaaatatttcagctcacgcttcgcgctcgcattaattggttagtgagatacatatccgtttaatggcacaatccttaaaatttctctttcaggtcagtataggcctacatggcaagagcgcgcttcgcgcacccaaatatttgctggtgccccccccccaatgccgtgacccacgataCGCCACTGAGTTCAAgtaaatacatatacatgtaaacatattacataaaaatatgcCAGACAATATCCAAGATAACTTACCCATTTTGCAGTACTGAATATCCTGAAACAATACGTtgcatttaaagaaaaacataacCACAAATATTATACATGACATGCATCACTTTAACATAAGAACCCCATCTCTATAATGATGATatgtacggagcctttaaagtgccatcgacttgacgacttggcgagatattttatcttgccatgtcgaccaAATAacattatatgtcgacatggcaagatatgaAGTGTCCAAGGCCCGGCGAGAGTCCAAatatctcgccaagttgacataaaactttttataagttgacttggcaagataacatatttcgccatgttgacatataactttttataagtcaacttggcaagataatgtatctcgccatgtcggcATATAACCTTTTtaaagtcgacttggcgagataacgtgTCTCGCCATGACATAAAATGGTTAtcatgtcgacatggcaagataaagtatttCGCCaagtcaagtcgatggcactttaaaggctccgtagaTAAAATTTAAACTCCACATACTTCTATTAATATTCCGCCGTAGTTTTCTGGAATGTTTCCCCTTTGGTTTTGACTAATACAATGGCAATGAAGGAGCgcttcatgaaaggacttgtatGACATATCATTAAATCACATTTTATCCAACGGCTACCACAGTAACAGTGCTTTTATCTAATAAAATCAAGGGAAGTTGAACAATCCAACAACTGATGGACTGATGTAACCCAACGGTGCTGTAAAGAAAAATCTATTCAATGTTTGATTTAATGCTACTGGGAGAGCGTCATTACTTTGATCTGAACATGCTGAATAAACCGAACTTGTCTTTATCATTAAATGTTAGCTTAACAAGACTTAGTATTCCATTGTTTTGAATTCATGTTGAAGCGATGTCAAAGTTAAACGACTTTGCTATTTCGGTTGCTCTTTAAAATCATGTATGCATAGGCGTCAACCAATAAATGACTACTACATTGATACATGAATTTGTTGATATTCCACTGATGAAATACTGTACATTCGCTTCGGTTCGTTTTCCATTTcaaaccttttgtttttcttcttagaTAAAttcataggcctatattcattCTACgttttacataatattcatacgcctatgtgtgcatgtgtgttttgattaaaagaaaataaagaatattggaattcaattattttcgtttccaaaaatcatatcataattcacacttttcttttttattgtcatCATGTCTCCCTTACTAATCAATGGCCATATCAACACGGTTACCAATATTCAACGAACTTTATCAACTGTACCCTTGATAGAAGAATAAACTTGCAATATTCATAATTCAATTAACCTCATATTTGAGAAGAGAGAACCAAATTTAGGTCGGTGTCATTAAACAAATTTACTTTCCAGGGGACTCAGTTTACCTTCTTTTCCTGCTCTTTCTGGAGCACGAATTCCTCAGTGCGATGCTTATAATTATATTGCGCTGAACAGGCAGGGGGTAAAGGGGCTGATCGTATGGATCATTTCCAACAGTGGCATGTGAGTAATAAACCActtgttattgtttttgttttttattgatgaGTATTCCATTTGCATTGCCAATGAGCatgttgtttttaaagattttgaaatattcattaaaaaatgaatgttgtTGACGTACTTGGTTTTGCTCTATGCCGTTTTTCACGAGTTGAGAAGGACTCTCGCTCAATACGAGGCTATACAACTTTAAATACTGGGCTTATATATcctgaaattaatattcaacatGATTATCTTATCACAAACTCAATGAGAGGGTGTGAATTTCTTTTGTGAGAATAGCCTACATGTGATATCATCCACTGCCAGTTTACCCCCATGCTCGTAGAGGCATATTTATATACTCAAAACTCAAAAGAGGGGTTGCTTTTCACGTTAGGTAAAAATCAGAAAGGGTATTGTTTGgaaaattgtatacatgtattttttcaaCAGCCTATACGGGTCAGGAGAATATATCTCACCCTATCATGGAACGGTTACCACAGTAACTCAAAAGAGGGGTTGCTTTTCACGTTAGGTAAAAATCAGAAAGGGTATTGTTTGgaaaattgtatacatgtattttttcaaCAGCCTATACGGGTCAGGAGAATATATCTCACCCTATCATGGAATtagattattaattattatattatgtttcagatatttcaaaaatattattcGATTAGTGTTATttaccattttttatttaagGTTGTtcttactgaaaaaaaaaaacattgtcggTGGGtttttttctatcaaaattcaaaaaaaaaattattcgccTCATATATTATACATATTCCTTAAATTATctaacaagcaaataaaaggGGCTCttgaataaaacattgtagCTGAGTTTTTTTTCCTATCAAAATTCTGGAAAAAATGATTATCGCCTCATATATTATACCTATACATTATACCTATTCCTATCTGATCGACGAGCAAATAAGAGGGGCCTGTTACGGGACAATACTTCTCTCCCTTCCATATAGAGGCGACAAACAAGAGAACACTTCAAATGACAAATTCACAGGAAATAAACAATGTAGATTGGGGTCAAAAGGAGTAAGACCTAGCCCCCCACCCCTGTCCATTCCAAGATTCCAGGTATATTATAGGAAAAAAACATGCATGgtacaaaaatagaaaagaaaaattgatatACCGGTAGTAATATTTTGGAGAAGGAATAATTACATAATTTCCCCTAATATTCTGACAGATATAAGTATCACCATGGCTACGTCAGACAAGAACACGAGGGAAGACTTCAATTACCAAGCTGCTATCGACAAGATGACATCATCGGTCGTTACCAATGACGACATTAAACGGTATCCTGACTCCAAGTTTATTGACTCAGAGGTACATCATGTTCAATCTCTATATTCTCCCAATAATTCTACAGTGAACAAAATATTTCCGATTTTTTGTTCTCATACTTCAAAATTCATTAATAttctttaaatttatttaagTGGGGTGACTGTCAAGCTTAAAGATGCGAACCTTTCTAAAATTTCTCAAGACAAATACAGACGTCATTGTTCtatttataaacaaatttgaaattccCATTATAGAGTATAAAATTTACTTATCTTGCTCAGGTCCCGCCCAGTATGCCTATTATGGAGGATAATCAGGGCCATGGGGACGTATTTTAACAGGGGTGctggtttaaatttgacaagcaaaaaaaatgttttcacctcaaaatgaaggtgattatggtccagaaaaaaaatgacaagcaaaaataaaagtaaataaataaatatttcattacagAATCTTGGTCCTTTGCAATACATTTTTGCATACCTACCAGATGTTCAGGGGGTGCTGCTCATGGACGGATAAAAATACACGCAGCACTCCCCAGGAAACCCcgcccccgcttcccagggccatgaagataaattattgttattctcttttttttcaattaagttTGTAAATAACATCCTTTCGTCCTCTGTAGTACAGTGAAAGCTATCTCGCCTATAATGTATACGAAGATTTTGACTGCACATTGGTCCGAACTGATCTTGGGAAAGAACTTGTGAACGAGTTTTACATTCTACAAATCATTTATGAAGAGGACCTATGCAGCGTCTGGACTAGGACAGGGAAAATCGTGAGtatcataggcggcggaagcggggggacgtgtccccccttaATTTGAGGTGGGGAGACGatcccccctaaaattgttgttgatgacttttttttttttttttttttttgcttgtcaaatttttttggtaGTCCCTCCctgaaattttggttgataaccttttttttagggggggactTGTCAATATTgcttcctgcgtcccccctaaaactgttggcttccgccgccaatgccgTTGACGCCTGAATTTTGTAATTCACACAAATATGCTTCCTACAGGGAAAATCTGTCCCAGTATAGGTAACGGGTTTGGAGTGAATAAAGAAAATAGGGGCAATTATTATACACccataaaatttaaaatgaataaaaaaatgaacgaataaataaaagaataaatgaaaaatgaaataacaaataagAAACAAACAGAATAGAGAAAAGTTAGATAAGCCTAGAACATTTTGTAAAGCTTCGATCatacttttacttatttctataAAGTTTTGAGCTCCCTCTCTGCTTTCTCTCACTTAGGTTTATATTCATCTACCCTTCCTACTACATAATGGTAACTGATTCTTATTTAAATCTAAATTTTGTAGGTGCTGAAGTTTttcaccccccctccccccccccctcttgctCTCTGTTTCTGTTCTTATAACCTTTTTTCGGGCTCTTTCGATTCGTTCCTCAAAAACGTTTTGTCTTCATTCCGTCCACCACGTGTATATCTCATCTAATTTaaggtaaagtccaccccagaaattgttgatttgaatcaacagaaaaaaatcaaacaagcataacactgaagattcatcaaaatccgatataaaatatgaaagttatgacatttttcacaaattagttatatgcacaacatgcaaatgagagagtcgatggtttccctcactatttttctttttattgtttgaataatacaatatttcaatttttacagatttcacagtaaggaccaacttgacttaaccataaaatgttaaataccacatgttcagggagaaataaaacattgtttcacaggacagaatatttcatataataaaatacaaaagaaatagtgagagtgatgtcatcagttctctcattttgcataccaaccgggatgtgaatataactgttttgtgaaattaagtgaaaccttaaaatgtcaaaaccttattcatgttattttacatccgattgtgatgaaatttcagtgttatcggcttgttggattttttctttttattcaaatgaactttttgttagggtggacttgtcctttaatcctatacatttttttttcatattggctTAAAGGGAGAGGTGGGCAAatacaataatgaaaatttcggaCTGAGGCTGGGAGAGGCCATAGACTACTTCGAGAGCAAGTACAATGAGCTGACAGGTTACACTAGGTCCGATACCAAGGGGGGCAACAGCTTACCCTCTCCAGGTTCCTGCTCTGGAAAATACACCCCTGTTCAATTCAAATACGACGATGAGATTCAACTGAAAGAAAATCTTGGAAaggtaaaaatacaaaacagttTTTATCACGTAACTGTTCACAGCTCTTATTTTCTGGAAAAGATTATTCTGTGATTATTTTCTGATCTGTTTCATTTTGTCTTACTTTGTTTGTATATTACACTTCCAGTGTCTCTTCTATAATAttgctttaattttgttttcttgccTTGTGCTTGAATGTATTCTTCTTTTCTATATCTAGCTTCATAACATTCTATCTGATGATGGAGCTGCTAAGATGACCAAGACTACTCTGATCCAACCCACTCTAGACCTGGTCCAGCTAATATTCACCGAGGACCAGCTGTATAAGAAGTTGACAAGGTTCGATCTTTACGAAGGCAACGAAAGGATGAAGAAGTTTGAAATAGGTCTTAAAGGTATCTAATAATATAACCACAGAgttataatatattcatcatgatatgatcttcttttttttattcagagtgGATGGATTAAAATAGAGGGGCGTATCAAGAGAATGATAATACTATTTTGCATGTGAATATTATTCTATACCCATAAAAAGACATTTTTATTAGTTTCTTTGATTCTACAAGATACTTGATCTCCTTTTTTTATGGAGGCTCCATAGGCATTTAATAAATGCTGCGCTTCCCGTTATTAATgtgtttaattcatttattcattactCCTATTTTTTTGTCTATAGGTGTTGAATACATTCCCTTGGGAATTCCCACCAACACCCAACTAATAAAAGGCCTGTCTCTTTTGAAAGAGATCGGAGATCACATCATCCATCATGCGACAACGGAACAACATCGGCAGTTGTCTTCGGATTTCTACCGCACTGTCCCATGCTTGATCGAACACGTCGAACGAGCGGTGATTGATGACACTGGTAAAGTGAAGCAACTAAGAGATGTGATATTGGTAATGTTCTTCCTATTAAAAACATTAGTTTGTCATTTGCAAACTAGTGTGTTTTCTTACAATTGTTATAGGTGtgtgccattaaaaaaaagacatacTGGTAGTACGGAAGATTGTAATGTGCAACTTTTTTCGAGGTATATACATTACTTCGattatacccccaaactggGAGGATGTTTAAGTACGTGTTATAGTTTTTGATTAATGTGGAACTGCATGGCAGTTGTTTTATTTAACCGAGTCTGAAGAATTATGCGTttcgatgattttttttttgcatgcacTTGCTTTAAGATAAAAAGTTGCGCGGGATCGGCATCATTGAACTATTTTTGCTTGTATATAAGTTTGAAATCAGGGGCGGCACTTATGATGGGGGCCGGGTTGTCGACTGCGTCCCTATGgtataaagagaagaaaagaggaagtaaaaatgaaagaagagtaCCAAGAAATATATCTCGGGCGTGTCACTCTCTATCATTCAATCGATAGAAAGAAATGACGTGAACGATAGGTCGTCTTGGCCATATCCATCAAAATATAGCGCTCAGTCCTgtttaaaataaaatccatCCACACTTCGACCTACTATTCGATTATATTTATTGCTTCAATTGTGTTTCTCCTTAAGCCTCGCTGtctcccctccccccttcccccccgCCCATCACAAATTACCCTCATTCCTATCATGTCTATGATCTTTACAGGTTCTGGGTGGTGTTACAAATTGCTTGAAGACAGTTGATGAT
This genomic interval from Lytechinus pictus isolate F3 Inbred chromosome 3, Lp3.0, whole genome shotgun sequence contains the following:
- the LOC129255811 gene encoding protein mono-ADP-ribosyltransferase PARP3-like — encoded protein: MATSDKNTREDFNYQAAIDKMTSSVVTNDDIKRYPDSKFIDSEYSESYLAYNVYEDFDCTLVRTDLGKELVNEFYILQIIYEEDLCSVWTRTGKIGEVGKYNNENFGLRLGEAIDYFESKYNELTGYTRSDTKGGNSLPSPGSCSGKYTPVQFKYDDEIQLKENLGKLHNILSDDGAAKMTKTTLIQPTLDLVQLIFTEDQLYKKLTRFDLYEGNERMKKFEIGLKGVEYIPLGIPTNTQLIKGLSLLKEIGDHIIHHATTEQHRQLSSDFYRTVPCLIEHVERAVIDDTGKVKQLRDVILVLGGVTNCLKTVDDAKENKGGIIPHPLDAHHKDVVKCKIEHLSDTSDEYKMILKNIEMTRNGSCEWDGKETLLNIWKVDREPELTSFAAHEDLGNRRLLWRACRRLYEFPYILKEGYTISQRRDRFASHAGWGLYFRPCFDEAAKHVDVENRVDNNAVLFLMEVALGNSEETDEYDRDVTYLEEEYDSLTARGRQEPDLSQDVVLKLDGNDVTFSLGAPIAQEKYSEAEFNFTKYVLFTKSQYRIRYVCLFSRDTEFT